The DNA segment TTTTACACATCTAAGCTTAACGTAATATCAAAGGAATTAAAAATGTTAAACAAGGAGTGTGAAAATGATTAAAAAACTATTCTTATTAAGTGCTGTTTCTAGCACTGTATTACTATCTGGTTGTGCATCTTATTTACCGATGGGACAAATTTATACTGGGGTTCATGGCGCACCAGTGTCAGGACAAATCAATCCAAATGTAGCACCAGCTAAAGAAGGTAAGGCATGTTCAATTTCTATTCTTGGCTTAGTAGCAGTCGGTGACATGACCGTTGATAGCGCTGCTAAAGAAG comes from the bacterium SCSIO 12844 genome and includes:
- a CDS encoding TRL-like family protein, with amino-acid sequence MIKKLFLLSAVSSTVLLSGCASYLPMGQIYTGVHGAPVSGQINPNVAPAKEGKACSISILGLVAVGDMTVDSAAKEGGISQVASVGYTSQNILGVYGKYCTIVHGS